From the genome of Phlebotomus papatasi isolate M1 chromosome 2, Ppap_2.1, whole genome shotgun sequence:
CAAAAAAAGGATGAAGGTCTTTGTTACAGGAAACAATGGTAGGGTATTTTATTCCTCTCCAACTTTTCAGGAGGTATTTTAACCAACCGATAATGGCGCTAAAATCGCTACTACCAATCAAAAACCGCCTAGAAAAGcaattaagggttaaagttattaaaaaaaggaaGGAAGAAGAATGCAGAAAGTTCTGCGTGGCAAGATTTCGGGTAAAGTCTCGAAGGGTAATGTTAACAAGATTGATTTGTTTGTTTAGTTTTTGTACTTCAGGCATCGATTGTGTCACTTCGTGCTCAGAAAGCCTCAATGAGCTTCTCAAAGTTCTCGATTGATCAAGTGGTGGCAGCAGCAGCACCAGCCACAGTTGGACTAGCTGCTCCTCCAGCCTCCTGGTACGGCCCAGTCACCACGCACGGATGCATGGGGAACTGAGTTGTCCAGGAAGTTGTCGTCAGAGTAGGAGCCCTCATGGCCATTTTGGCCTTGGAACCTTTTCTTCCCTTCCCACTTTCTCCCTCTGTCTGTTGCTCACCTTTTGTCTGATCTCTGGGTTCCTGTTTCACACTGGCACCGCCACTTTCAGCTGCAGCTGCCGCTCGTGCCTCCTCAGCTGCATTCTGTTTCTTCACTCGCATCTTCTCTTCCCACTCTTCTGTTCCATGTTTCGGCCGGTTGAGATTGCGATGCTGGTAGAAGATTAGCGTGATTCTGGTGGGATTGAGACGATTCGGACGCCTCAGGGCAGTTGTGGCGTGCATCTCGTGCTTAGCACACTCAAACAGGACACTCCCATGCCCCAGAGCTATCGCCACTCCGCCCATTTGGGAATCCTGGAAGCACTCAAGGTTGTCATTGATTTCTGCTACTTCCCCAATTGGCTCGGGCTTCGGCACAATCTCTGCCTTCGGTGGCATCATCATAGGCGGAGGCGCGAGGGCAGTTGAAGCCTGGGGCGGATACATGCACCAATTGGGTGCTGATGGAGGTGCTGGCGGTGGTGGAGCTGGTGCAGCATTTGGGTACATGTTGTAGGGATGATGATAGGGAGTCtggaaatgaaaaattaagaacCTGTTGTACCAACAAAAAAATCCTTAAGATTGTTAGAACCGTTAGTTAGAACTAGCTTCTTCCCGGTTAAACGGTTGGTAATTGAATTGACATCATAGATGTCTCTCGAATAGGTATGGAGATCTAAGTGATTTCTCCCCTCGCCAGATGGCGTAAAGATCTATTCAGGATATATTGACTACGGCAAGATGGCGTGGCCACTGGCGTGGGGCAGCTTACACTCAAAATGTCAACGTGACgtgtatttttttgtgatttggATAGACGCGAAAATGACAATGAAACAATGACACACCACAAACAGAAGAATACGGTGTCACGATCAGAAGGACTTTATCACAGAAGGGGTGGCGTGGAAGAACCAGGGGCTGcacaaaaaaaagagcaaaCTTTTTCTGTAAATGACTTAAACTGTCCCCGACCCGATCTAATGGCAAATAACTTTATGGTAGGTATCCTTGTCTGCGACCGGCCTAGAAGATCTACGAGTGATCAGCTCGTCAGTATTCtctaaatcagaggtgtgcaagaaccgttgaaaccgaataaacgtcaaaataagtttgttcaggtaacgttttgaccattgacgaacaagatttatttgacgtttttcggtttcaaacggttcttgcacacctctgctccaAATACTGGAAAAATTCTGGGAGCACAACATCTCAGTACATCAGctttttgtgcatttctgacAGGCCTATGACACGATCATCCTCCAAAGCTGATGATAAACTTAGTGAGGATGATCATCTTTAATTCAATGTGCCAAGTGAAGGCAGTAGGAGAGAAGTTGGGAAGTTTCAGAGTGGATTCGGGCTTAAGGCAAGGGGATGCTCTGTCCCTGATCCTCTTCAATCTTGCCCTGGAGTATGCGATGAGGAAGTCCGGTTATAATGAGATGTCATTCGGTTACTATAAGTCCACGCAGATGTTGGCCTATGCGGACGACATCAATATCATCGTCCGCTTCACACTCGCGGTTAAAGAGACTTTCGTCGAATTAACCGCAGCAGCTCGTAACTCAAGGTTAACGAAAGTAAAACGAAGTACATGGTCACTGGTGACACAGCATCTAGCTCCCGTCAGAATGTCACTTTGGAAgagtggaattttgagattgttAAGGACATCAAATCGGATCGGTACTAACGACAGGTAATGAAGTCAGAATAGAGGTAAACGAGAGATTCGTAGAAGTTTCTGTGCACTCTCGTCGATATTTCGATCAAGGAACGTCTCGCGGTCAACAAAGATCATAACGTATAGTCTGGAAACAGTACCGTTGACTCACACAGAGTAGAGAAAGCTGCTGATCTTTGAGAGACGGGTCCTACGACGAATTTACGGGCCTTTCCATGAGGAAACTACAGGGGAATTCCGAATAAGGATGAACCACGAACTGGAGGAGCTTTATGGACATTGTGACATTGTGGCCCTTATTCGGGCGAAAAGACTGAGCCGGCTCGGTCACATCTGCCTTGTGCCAGAAGAGAGGATTCCCAGGAAACTGTATGAGCGAAATCCGGAAGGGACGAGGAGGGGACATAAGTGGCCTCTTAAGTAAGTATCATTGTCTGCGACGAGGACTAAGATCAAGACTTCGAAACCGACTTGCCTGAGGATTAAGGGACAAGGTAGGCCTCTTCTGCCCAGAAGAGTTCACGTTCAAAATTACTAGTCGCTCCCAACGAAAACGAATCTGTACGGAAATCACGTATTGATGATGCTTACCTGTGGGTATCCAAAATTGTACCGCAACTTCTCATTTCCGTAGTAATCCATGTTTTGGTAGTGATCATAGGGCGAGTAGGGCGGATACATGGAGTATGTGTTTGGATGATGAGGATATCCGTAAGTTGGTGGGTATTCTGGTGCCTTTGGCTTAACAAATCCCGTATCCTTGTAATCTTCCATGGCACAAGTGGGTACCTTGGTTTCCACAGGAACACTAGGACTGAAGGCAGATGATCCAGAACTGGGCAATGTTGTCGAATCTGGATTCTCTTCACTGCCTCGACTCTTTACCTGCTCCGTTCTGTCATTGTAGGCTCCGTAGTCTGGCCACTGACCATAGTAGTTTCGGGAATCAATATAGGAACCCGTGTTGTAGTCATAGGAGTAGGGAGAGTCAAGGACAGTACTGGAAATTTGATTGCTCTGTAACTGGGCATCTGTGAAGTTGTCAATCATTGAGGCCATGTTCAGGAGGCTACTATTGGAGTTCATCATGGTATTGACAGGTGCCGAGAAGGCACTGGTTCCTGTAGCAGCTGTTGATCCCCCAGGTGTTCCTGGGGTAGAGGATCTTGGGGACTGACAAGAAGAAGGCGGTGGTGGTTTTCCATTTCCTCCTTTCTCAACCGCTCCCTTTCCTTTGGCCATTTTTGCATTGTCCTTCTTAGAGGGTGTCGATCCTCCTCCTCCACCGGTTATTGGAGGTGGCGGAGGATCTGGAAGTTCTTCAGCTCCCACATCTTTCCCATTGCGCTTCTTTCCGTGTCGTCGACAGGGCTGTAGAGGAGTCGACCGGATTCTAACTTCGCAGGGGAATCTGTTGATGGAGAAAATAGTTGTTTAGTGAAATTGGTCTTTGAGCGTTTCTTCCTCCTGGACTCACTTCTCGAGGACCTGAACTGCACCACTTTTGTGCTTGTCTTTCTGACCATCTGCACTCCCAAACTCATCGGTTGTATCCATGACGTAGAGTGGCAAGACATGAAGCTGCTCATCGTCTGCAGTTGATGGTGGAACTCCAGGTGGTCTCTGTTTCAGCAAAGCCACCTGGACAGTGCATCCATCCTGCATATTGTGGAGATCTCGATGGGCATGAGCACAGAAATCCATGCAAGCAGTAACGCCTTGATTTGAAAAAGAACACGTGTTAGGAAGTAAAGATTTCAATGAAGATGAGACAAACTCACCAGAAAATGGTTTTCCTGGCTTCAGCCCCAGTCGACAGTCTGGAGCTTCTCTTTCGTACTTGCATTGATTTTCAAAGGCTTTCGGCGTGGCCGTGACATAGAGTGGACCGAGCATTGTGGCTAGGATATTCATCCTCTCCTCAATTTCCGCCTCCTCTGTCTTCACGGACAACCGAAACTTCCTTACAGTCTTGGATCTGGCATATTTGCATCCATTGTAGTACATGGACCATGAACAGCCAAAGCTGTAGGAAGCACCACAAGATTCAGGATCCAAtcctagaaaaaaaatgtggcaACACAAATATCTCATAAATATTCAAGGTAACCAAGGATAATCCTAAGTGcgaagggtttttttttctgggaagAAGGAAAAGCCAAGATAAGTAGCATTCTCAATGTGGtcggacgggacggacgataCTTAGAATAATTGCCGCGAGATGGCATTTTGAACTGACGAAGACGGACGAACAACGAAGGACAGACAGACTTGAACTGGACGCCAGAGAGAGTAGACGTGGactaaaagttcgtaaaagttatTCTGagtgtttaattttgaaatgatgGAGTCTACATCAACAAATTCACTTTTTGTGGTTGTCGCAAGATTATGTGTTTTTTGGTCGGGCTTTAACATTGAAAAAGAGCTTTTGAAACTCCTAGATATTAAGGACGCGTGTTACAGAAGCGTCTACAGCGTCTACCAAAGATGGCGGACAAGTAAACCAAGTAAAGTCCTTTAATTAGATTGCGTCGTCAAAGTTTAGCTTCaaattaagaatctcacatagAAGAAGCCAATCTAGACTTATTACAGGCATTTTTTTCCATTGGGTTCGCTAAATCCTTTGGTTAAACTCACCTTGACAAGCACATGTTCGATTCTCATTTGTGGCGCAACGTCTCGTTGTGGGTAATCCGAATTTATTGAGCTTATGAATCAACATTTTGTACACACTGTCAGCCTCATGGGTGGGTATCCCATCCCATGCTACGATGCACACCACAATAAAGGACGCCTGACACCTGTGCAGAAATAAATCACCATACGCTGTAATACCAAATTAGTCACAATTCTCTCATGGGAATTTTCCAGGCGTCTGCTTTTTCCGAATATTCGCTACCAATATAGAATCTCTCTATGGTTATCCCGATTGATTGCAGAAGCTTCACAGAGACACAGAGAGCTCTTAAAAGCTTCCACTTTTTTTGTGTTATTGTTACACCAGGAAAATTCCCTCTCAAACGTCAGGATGAAAATTTAGAATGCAGACCAGAGATCCAAATCAGGATCAAAGGCGATAAATTTGAGGATTTTGTGAGAGAGAGTACAAAGAGAGTGTTTTTTGGTGTGTAAAagtgtataaaatgaaaaataacctGACCAGCTTACCGATGCCCCTGTCTCCTTTTAACCACACACAAGATCTTTTCTTCAGGATCAGCACGACGAATTATCCACTTAGCCAGTGGACATCCTTGACTTGTCTTGC
Proteins encoded in this window:
- the LOC129800497 gene encoding methylcytosine dioxygenase TET isoform X3, with product MKDQPQQPMAPMAFYPTWQADPSQGWQNQFIQQIPQNSPAITPLNTIEFQPQSYTYQPNGYVQTGIGFDPSYGRTYATPVQRYEFQANQIAPINQVSLQSVSFAPSVTYAGQVSTGPSPVLLASPHPTQNTVDATKASGNELPGYPRVNSVPPRSLNCNGYSGDFGGNSSQNSQSAGQMQHFGQQSSTAMHPPQVPQSPNRNTVQMQMPHNSPSAQVPQSPNHHLGYSQHPGMSPMQQSPNQSNGNSHSLSNISPNHMNQSQQQSEWGGWSSPANPPGNDMFNQSDRVNLNTRLKTMILSKGDAKDGSQAGMQPPGAGASGANGGQQTSSQTGHFLSYSHHLREGVSLTDGNRCPTTEPVGGGGETCWKTPKTENFQRQDAVLAAPYGPSSIEKSLGDPGGGGGGTEDPLKVTPKVAVARKKEEKPRKDFNYPNYSDLSYPQIRGENTFYSPSMFDGTHGAFHQPGSSLRAPAAKERQSIKQEPTDTYQNPQHQVKLEGYERNYQNFIKYADYCDVQQKQPPQEYPGYSQPYYTPDPLFPASSYPNYPTYTPQNPPEFPPMTFPGPTTETEKPELPAQTNFEKEIPAHTYHIPTRTHIDSHPHCSPENMDTQKLAGYPFLGEGGPAAIKDPSGFSCCRKGSTAVPTSEHLKDGSCIGLQTKDEILLEGEEKEEEAPAVVKEEAPSTPVDRTEKNTKPEVPDCDCFPSDKTPPEPGSYYTHLGAAATLSDLRSDMEARIGVSGRQLRIEKIIYTGKEGKTSQGCPLAKWIIRRADPEEKILCVVKRRQGHRCQASFIVVCIVAWDGIPTHEADSVYKMLIHKLNKFGLPTTRRCATNENRTCACQGLDPESCGASYSFGCSWSMYYNGCKYARSKTVRKFRLSVKTEEAEIEERMNILATMLGPLYVTATPKAFENQCKYEREAPDCRLGLKPGKPFSGVTACMDFCAHAHRDLHNMQDGCTVQVALLKQRPPGVPPSTADDEQLHVLPLYVMDTTDEFGSADGQKDKHKSGAVQVLEKFPCEVRIRSTPLQPCRRHGKKRNGKDVGAEELPDPPPPPITGGGGGSTPSKKDNAKMAKGKGAVEKGGNGKPPPPSSCQSPRSSTPGTPGGSTAATGTSAFSAPVNTMMNSNSSLLNMASMIDNFTDAQLQSNQISSTVLDSPYSYDYNTGSYIDSRNYYGQWPDYGAYNDRTEQVKSRGSEENPDSTTLPSSGSSAFSPSVPVETKVPTCAMEDYKDTGFVKPKAPEYPPTYGYPHHPNTYSMYPPYSPYDHYQNMDYYGNEKLRYNFGYPQTPYHHPYNMYPNAAPAPPPPAPPSAPNWCMYPPQASTALAPPPMMMPPKAEIVPKPEPIGEVAEINDNLECFQDSQMGGVAIALGHGSVLFECAKHEMHATTALRRPNRLNPTRITLIFYQHRNLNRPKHGTEEWEEKMRVKKQNAAEEARAAAAAESGGASVKQEPRDQTKGEQQTEGESGKGRKGSKAKMAMRAPTLTTTSWTTQFPMHPCVVTGPYQEAGGAASPTVAGAAAATT